From the Streptococcus oralis ATCC 35037 genome, one window contains:
- a CDS encoding ECF transporter S component → MDIRKKTQFMTMTALLTAIAILIPIIMPFKIVIPPASYTLGSHIPIFIAMFLSPLMAAFVIIASSLGFLMAGYPPVIVLRAFSHIVFATLGALYLKKFPETLDKPKTSWIFNFVLGVVHAIAEVIACIIFYATSGTNVENMFYVLFVLVGFGTIVHSMVDYTLALAVYKVLRKRR, encoded by the coding sequence ATGGATATACGGAAAAAAACGCAGTTTATGACTATGACTGCCCTACTCACTGCAATAGCGATTTTGATTCCAATCATTATGCCTTTTAAAATCGTTATCCCACCGGCTTCTTACACCTTGGGAAGTCATATCCCCATCTTTATCGCCATGTTTCTTTCGCCTTTGATGGCTGCTTTTGTGATTATTGCTTCTAGTCTTGGTTTCCTGATGGCAGGTTATCCGCCTGTTATTGTACTTCGTGCCTTCTCTCACATTGTTTTTGCTACTTTGGGGGCTTTGTACTTAAAGAAATTTCCTGAAACCTTGGATAAACCAAAGACATCTTGGATTTTTAACTTTGTTTTGGGTGTTGTTCATGCTATCGCTGAAGTAATAGCTTGTATCATCTTTTATGCTACTTCAGGGACAAATGTTGAAAATATGTTTTATGTTCTCTTTGTCCTAGTTGGTTTTGGCACAATCGTCCATAGTATGGTAGACTATACATTAGCACTAGCTGTCTATAAAGTGCTTCGAAAACGTCGCTAA
- a CDS encoding transcription repressor NadR, translating into MTKDRKQALLKLLKEAPKALNGQTLAEHFHVTRQVIVQDIAILRADGAPILSTNRGYIYKENDASPYVHKLFKVKHELEEIGQELLAIVDNGGRVQNILIDHPVYGEIETLLKLTCRRDVQHFLEQVENSDFRPLSELTDGIHYHLVEAETQQDLHYIEEALDQLGYLVKD; encoded by the coding sequence ATGACAAAGGATCGCAAACAAGCTCTTCTCAAACTATTAAAAGAAGCGCCAAAAGCTCTCAATGGTCAAACCTTGGCTGAACACTTTCATGTTACGCGTCAGGTCATTGTACAGGACATCGCTATTCTCCGAGCAGATGGAGCTCCTATCCTATCCACCAATCGTGGCTATATCTACAAGGAAAATGATGCCAGCCCCTACGTCCACAAACTCTTTAAAGTGAAACATGAACTGGAAGAAATCGGGCAGGAACTTCTAGCTATTGTAGATAATGGCGGACGCGTTCAAAATATCTTAATCGATCATCCCGTTTATGGCGAAATTGAAACCCTACTTAAACTCACTTGCCGCCGAGATGTCCAGCACTTTCTGGAACAAGTCGAGAATTCAGACTTTAGACCCCTTTCTGAATTGACAGACGGCATTCATTACCACCTTGTTGAAGCCGAGACACAACAAGACCTCCACTATATCGAGGAGGCCTTGGATCAGTTGGGTTATTTGGTAAAAGACTAG
- a CDS encoding 8-oxo-dGTP diphosphatase, with protein sequence MSRAQATILTNICLIEDLETQRVVMQYRSPENNRWSGYAFPGGHVENGEAFAESVIREIYEETGLTIQNPQLVGIKNWPLDTGGRYIVVCYKATEFTGNLQSSEEGEVCWVQKDQIPNLELAYDMLPLMEMMEAPDKSEFFYRHRTEDGWEKEIF encoded by the coding sequence ATGTCCCGTGCCCAAGCAACTATTTTAACCAACATCTGTCTGATTGAAGACCTCGAAACCCAGCGCGTGGTGATGCAGTATCGTTCACCCGAAAACAATCGCTGGTCTGGCTATGCCTTTCCAGGAGGACATGTTGAGAATGGCGAGGCCTTTGCCGAGTCTGTCATTCGTGAAATATACGAAGAAACTGGCTTGACCATTCAAAATCCCCAACTGGTCGGCATTAAAAACTGGCCCTTAGATACAGGTGGGCGCTACATCGTCGTTTGCTATAAAGCGACAGAGTTTACTGGAAATCTCCAATCTTCAGAAGAAGGAGAAGTATGTTGGGTGCAAAAAGACCAGATTCCAAACTTGGAACTGGCCTATGATATGTTGCCTTTGATGGAAATGATGGAAGCACCTGACAAGTCAGAGTTCTTCTATCGCCACCGTACAGAGGACGGCTGGGAGAAAGAAATTTTCTAG
- a CDS encoding GNAT family N-acetyltransferase has protein sequence MNLTIKQMETPEEIEGKSFVHWQTWREAYDDLLPAKFQETMTLERCRFFSQIYPENTLIAMDGMKVVGFISYGNYRDETLQAGEIIALYVLKDYYGKGIAQKLMKEALSTLEQFSEIFLWVLNENKRAIAFYQKMGFTFDGQEKILDLGKPITEIRMVRKKSSKSES, from the coding sequence ATGAACCTAACTATCAAACAAATGGAAACTCCTGAAGAGATAGAAGGTAAATCCTTCGTTCATTGGCAAACGTGGAGAGAGGCTTATGATGACCTTTTACCTGCGAAATTTCAGGAGACGATGACATTAGAAAGATGTCGATTCTTTAGTCAAATATATCCAGAAAATACATTGATTGCGATGGATGGCATGAAGGTAGTTGGTTTTATCAGTTATGGAAACTATCGTGATGAGACTCTTCAAGCTGGTGAAATTATTGCCTTATATGTTTTAAAAGACTATTATGGAAAAGGTATTGCTCAGAAGTTAATGAAGGAAGCTCTGTCTACTCTTGAACAGTTCTCTGAAATATTTTTATGGGTATTAAATGAGAATAAGCGAGCCATTGCTTTCTATCAAAAAATGGGTTTTACTTTTGATGGGCAAGAAAAAATACTTGACCTTGGAAAACCTATCACTGAAATTAGAATGGTACGTAAGAAATCCTCAAAATCTGAGAGTTAA